From Amycolatopsis sp. cg9, one genomic window encodes:
- the add gene encoding adenosine deaminase, with product MRDLAALPKAHLHVHLESTIRPGTLRELGEANGVAVPAEPPEFDGFRAFADYNALIRSCLQRPADFERIAREYVEDEVAQGTRYAEVTFTAASHGERLGDPEMPLESVLKGLSASRGLEWRLVLDHSRRRSVERAGRTLDLALKYDEVFAIGMAGEENHSLRPFATLFEKARAAGIRLLHHTGEDAGPDSIREALEVGRTERLGHGIRVLDDPALVAEVRERGLALEVCPSSNVTLGLVPSLPEHPLPRLRDAGLTVTLNTDVPSVTGAELAAEYGRVRDAFGYDDATMADFARASVTASFAPEATKRKLLEGIDAWLTPAAGG from the coding sequence ATGCGCGACCTGGCGGCCCTGCCGAAGGCCCACCTGCACGTCCACCTGGAGAGCACGATCCGGCCGGGCACGCTCCGCGAACTCGGCGAGGCGAACGGCGTCGCCGTCCCGGCCGAACCGCCGGAGTTCGACGGTTTTCGCGCGTTCGCCGACTACAACGCACTCATCCGATCGTGTCTTCAGCGGCCGGCGGACTTCGAGCGGATCGCGCGCGAGTACGTCGAGGACGAAGTCGCGCAAGGCACGCGCTACGCCGAAGTCACGTTCACGGCGGCGTCGCACGGAGAACGGCTCGGCGACCCCGAAATGCCGCTGGAGTCCGTCCTCAAAGGACTGTCGGCGAGCCGGGGCCTCGAGTGGCGGCTGGTGCTCGACCACTCCCGGCGGCGCTCGGTAGAGCGTGCCGGACGCACCCTCGACCTCGCGCTGAAGTACGACGAAGTGTTCGCGATCGGCATGGCGGGCGAGGAAAACCACTCGCTGCGGCCGTTCGCGACGCTCTTCGAGAAGGCCAGGGCGGCCGGGATCCGCCTGCTGCACCACACCGGCGAAGACGCGGGGCCGGACAGCATCCGCGAAGCGCTCGAAGTCGGCCGGACCGAACGGCTCGGGCACGGCATCCGCGTCCTCGACGACCCGGCGCTCGTCGCCGAGGTGCGCGAGCGGGGCCTGGCGCTGGAGGTGTGCCCGTCGTCGAACGTGACGCTGGGGCTGGTGCCCTCGCTGCCCGAGCACCCGCTCCCCCGCCTGCGCGACGCCGGGCTGACGGTCACGCTCAACACCGACGTCCCCTCGGTGACCGGCGCGGAGCTCGCCGCGGAGTACGGCCGGGTCCGGGACGCCTTCGGCTACGACGACGCCACGATGGCGGACTTCGCGCGGGCGAGCGTCACGGCGTCCTTCGCCCCCGAAGCGACGAAGCGAAAGCTCCTCGAAGGGATCGACGCGTGGCTCACACCGGCAGCAGGCGGGTGA
- a CDS encoding antitoxin, whose product MAFLRKLTVLAGAAGAARAYAKKNPEKVNGAVGKAAKFVDDKTKGKYHQQIAGAVRKVNSVTGEPGQPGQPGPAAR is encoded by the coding sequence ATGGCTTTCCTGCGCAAGCTCACCGTGCTGGCCGGCGCGGCCGGCGCCGCCCGCGCGTACGCCAAGAAAAACCCCGAAAAGGTGAACGGGGCCGTCGGCAAGGCGGCCAAGTTCGTCGACGACAAGACCAAGGGCAAGTACCACCAGCAGATCGCCGGCGCGGTCCGCAAGGTCAACTCCGTGACCGGGGAACCGGGACAGCCCGGGCAGCCGGGGCCGGCCGCCCGCTAG
- the recQ gene encoding DNA helicase RecQ gives MAETDLAPASDALETLRRVFGYDSFRGDQAAIVEHVIAGGDALVLMPTGGGKSLCYQIPALVRPGVGVVISPLIALMQDQVDALRNAGVRAGFLNSTQDYAARQEVESAFVSGELDLLYLAPERLSVESTVRLLDRGKISLFAIDEAHCVAQWGHDFRPDYLQLSALHERWPDVPRIALTATATEATHQEISARLGLDEARHFVASFDRPNIQYRIVGKNSPQRQLLELLRTEHQGDAGIVYCLSRNSVEKTAEFLVQNGIPAVPYHAGLDARTRAKHQSRFLREDGLIVVATIAFGMGIDKPDVRFVAHLDLPKSVEGYYQETGRAGRDGLPSTAWLAYGLQDVVQQRKMIDTSEGDDAHRRRLGAHLNAMLALCETVECRRVQVLNYFGQQAGPCGNCDTCLNPPEKWDGTIAAQKLLSTVVRLRNERRQKFGAGQVIDILLGKSTPKVTQFQHDTLKTFGIGTELREQDWRAVVRQLLAQGLLAVEGDYGSLVLTEASAEVLGGDRQVMLRREPERAAAAKVRGTRKAAAAVDMPAEAAPLFERLRAWRAGVAKEQGVPAYVIFHDATLRQIATRKPSSLADLGTVSGVGENKLAKYGEGVLEVLTAE, from the coding sequence GTGGCAGAGACCGACCTCGCACCCGCGTCCGACGCGCTGGAGACCCTCCGGCGCGTGTTCGGCTACGACAGCTTCCGCGGCGACCAGGCGGCGATCGTCGAGCACGTGATCGCCGGCGGCGACGCGCTCGTGCTGATGCCCACCGGCGGCGGGAAATCCTTGTGCTACCAGATTCCCGCGCTCGTGCGCCCGGGCGTCGGCGTGGTGATCTCCCCGCTGATCGCGCTGATGCAGGACCAGGTCGACGCGCTGCGCAACGCCGGTGTCCGCGCCGGGTTCCTCAACTCAACCCAGGATTACGCGGCCCGACAGGAGGTCGAGTCGGCGTTCGTGAGCGGCGAGCTCGACCTGCTCTACCTGGCGCCGGAACGGCTTTCGGTCGAGTCGACCGTGCGGCTGCTCGACCGCGGCAAGATTTCGCTGTTCGCGATCGACGAAGCGCACTGCGTCGCCCAGTGGGGCCACGACTTCCGGCCCGACTACCTCCAGCTGTCCGCGCTGCACGAGCGCTGGCCGGACGTACCGCGGATCGCGCTGACGGCGACCGCGACCGAGGCCACGCACCAGGAGATCTCCGCGCGGCTGGGGCTCGACGAAGCCCGGCACTTCGTCGCGAGCTTCGACCGGCCGAACATCCAGTACCGGATCGTCGGGAAGAACTCGCCGCAGCGGCAGCTGCTCGAGCTGCTGCGCACCGAACACCAGGGCGACGCCGGGATCGTCTACTGCCTGTCCCGGAACTCGGTCGAAAAGACCGCGGAATTCCTGGTGCAGAACGGGATTCCGGCGGTGCCGTACCACGCGGGCCTCGACGCGCGCACGCGGGCGAAGCACCAGTCGCGGTTCCTGCGCGAGGACGGGCTGATCGTGGTGGCGACGATCGCGTTCGGCATGGGCATCGACAAACCGGACGTCCGGTTCGTCGCGCACCTCGACCTGCCGAAGTCGGTCGAGGGCTACTACCAGGAAACCGGCCGCGCGGGCCGCGACGGCCTGCCCTCGACCGCCTGGCTGGCGTACGGGCTGCAGGACGTCGTGCAGCAGCGCAAGATGATCGACACGTCCGAGGGTGACGACGCGCACCGCCGACGGCTGGGCGCGCACCTGAACGCGATGCTCGCGCTGTGCGAAACGGTGGAATGCCGCCGGGTGCAGGTCCTCAACTACTTCGGGCAGCAGGCCGGGCCGTGCGGCAACTGCGACACGTGCCTGAACCCGCCGGAGAAGTGGGACGGGACGATCGCGGCGCAGAAGCTGCTGTCGACGGTCGTGCGGCTGCGCAACGAGCGGCGGCAGAAGTTCGGCGCCGGGCAGGTCATCGACATCCTGCTCGGCAAGTCCACGCCGAAGGTCACGCAGTTCCAGCACGACACGCTCAAGACGTTCGGCATCGGCACCGAGCTGCGCGAGCAGGACTGGCGGGCGGTCGTGCGGCAGCTGCTCGCCCAGGGCCTGCTCGCGGTCGAGGGCGACTACGGCTCGCTCGTGCTCACCGAGGCCAGCGCCGAGGTGCTGGGCGGCGATCGCCAGGTGATGCTGCGCCGCGAGCCCGAGCGCGCGGCGGCCGCGAAGGTCCGGGGCACGCGAAAAGCCGCCGCCGCGGTGGACATGCCCGCGGAGGCGGCTCCGCTGTTCGAACGCCTGCGCGCCTGGCGAGCCGGCGTCGCGAAGGAACAGGGCGTACCCGCTTACGTCATCTTCCACGACGCGACCCTGCGCCAGATCGCCACGCGAAAGCCGTCTTCACTGGCGGATCTGGGCACGGTCAGCGGGGTCGGCGAGAACAAGCTCGCCAAGTACGGCGAGGGGGTCCTCGAAGTCCTGACCGCCGAGTGA
- a CDS encoding DUF6314 family protein, giving the protein MEYWPVPDLVAHFAGAWRLDREILTADGEAVGEVTGTASFTEEDGVLVYREAGEMRLGGYTGPVTRTLHYRPTAPGRADVHFDHGGFFHELDLRAGHWATDHPCRADLYRGSYQVLGARRWRQEWAVRGPAKDHLIVTRFTRVPG; this is encoded by the coding sequence GTGGAGTACTGGCCGGTTCCCGATCTCGTCGCGCATTTCGCCGGTGCGTGGCGGCTCGACCGCGAAATCCTCACCGCCGACGGCGAGGCGGTGGGGGAGGTGACCGGCACCGCGAGCTTCACCGAAGAAGACGGCGTCCTCGTCTACCGCGAAGCCGGCGAGATGCGGCTCGGCGGCTACACCGGCCCGGTCACGCGCACCCTGCACTACCGCCCCACCGCGCCCGGACGGGCCGACGTCCACTTCGACCACGGCGGCTTCTTCCACGAGCTCGACCTGCGCGCCGGTCACTGGGCCACCGACCACCCCTGCCGAGCCGACCTCTACCGCGGGAGCTACCAGGTGCTCGGCGCGCGGCGCTGGCGGCAGGAGTGGGCGGTCCGCGGCCCGGCGAAGGACCACCTGATCGTCACCCGGTTCACGCGGGTGCCGGGCTGA
- a CDS encoding SDR family oxidoreductase produces MIIVVTGASSGIGALSARALARAGHTVYAGMRDTLGRNAPQVEAAAAYAGEHGADLRTVELDVASQASADAAVAGIVAAHGRLDVVVHNAGHMALGPAEAFTPEQLAELYDTNAIGTQRVNRAALPHLRAQRDGLLVWVSSSSVRGGTPPYLAPYFAAKAAMDSLAVGYAGELARFGIDTTIVVPGAFTAGTNHFPHAGHPADAAVEAAYEERYAGLSEHVGRKLAEITPPGAGVAKVAEELARVVDLPKGRRPFRVHIDPADDGGWLVAEVGDRIRREFLRRIDLADLLSPAPA; encoded by the coding sequence GTGATCATCGTCGTCACCGGCGCCTCCAGCGGGATCGGCGCCCTCTCCGCCCGGGCGCTGGCCCGCGCCGGGCACACCGTCTACGCGGGCATGCGCGACACCCTCGGCCGCAACGCCCCCCAGGTCGAAGCCGCCGCCGCGTACGCCGGCGAACACGGCGCCGACCTGCGGACCGTCGAACTCGACGTCGCGAGCCAGGCGTCGGCCGACGCGGCCGTCGCCGGGATCGTCGCCGCGCACGGCCGGCTGGACGTCGTCGTGCACAACGCCGGGCACATGGCGCTCGGCCCGGCCGAGGCGTTCACGCCGGAGCAGCTCGCCGAGCTCTACGACACCAACGCGATCGGCACCCAGCGCGTCAACCGCGCGGCACTGCCGCACCTGCGCGCGCAGCGGGACGGACTGCTGGTGTGGGTGTCGAGCAGCAGCGTCCGCGGCGGCACCCCGCCCTACCTCGCGCCGTACTTCGCGGCGAAGGCGGCGATGGACAGCCTCGCGGTCGGCTACGCCGGGGAACTGGCCCGGTTCGGCATCGACACCACCATCGTGGTGCCGGGCGCCTTCACCGCGGGCACCAACCACTTCCCGCACGCGGGACACCCGGCCGACGCAGCCGTCGAAGCGGCCTACGAGGAGCGCTACGCCGGGTTGAGCGAACACGTCGGGCGGAAGCTCGCCGAGATCACCCCGCCCGGCGCGGGCGTCGCGAAGGTGGCCGAGGAGCTGGCGCGCGTGGTGGACCTGCCGAAGGGCCGGCGGCCGTTCCGGGTGCACATCGACCCGGCCGACGACGGCGGCTGGCTGGTCGCCGAGGTCGGCGACCGGATCCGGCGCGAGTTCCTGCGGCGGATCGACCTCGCCGACCTGCTCAGCCCGGCACCCGCGTGA
- a CDS encoding SDR family oxidoreductase: protein MSTTTEPRVAIVTGGSRGIGRRVAERLAADGMAVVVNYAGNEEEARAAVGAITGRGGQAIAVRADVAEPAQVAELFDTAERTFGGVDVVAHLAGVMNAPTPIADTDFEVLDRVHRTNIRGTFAVAQQAAKRVRDGGAVITTSTSVLGLNLPGYGVYNATKGAVEAITMILARELRGRDITVNTVAPGPTATALFLDGKDEETVARMAKQPPLERLGRPEDIAEVVAFLAGPARWVNGQVLRANGGIV from the coding sequence ATGAGCACCACCACCGAACCCCGCGTCGCGATCGTCACCGGCGGCTCGCGCGGCATCGGCCGCCGGGTCGCCGAGCGGCTGGCCGCCGACGGCATGGCCGTCGTCGTCAACTACGCCGGCAACGAGGAGGAAGCCCGGGCCGCCGTCGGCGCCATCACCGGACGCGGCGGGCAGGCCATCGCCGTCCGGGCCGACGTCGCCGAGCCCGCCCAGGTCGCGGAGCTGTTCGACACCGCGGAGCGCACCTTCGGCGGCGTGGACGTCGTCGCGCACCTGGCCGGGGTGATGAACGCGCCGACGCCGATCGCGGACACCGACTTCGAAGTCCTCGACCGGGTGCACCGCACCAACATCCGCGGCACGTTCGCGGTCGCGCAGCAGGCCGCGAAGCGGGTGCGCGACGGCGGCGCCGTGATCACCACCTCGACGTCCGTGCTCGGCCTGAACCTGCCCGGCTACGGCGTCTACAACGCCACCAAGGGCGCGGTCGAGGCGATCACCATGATCCTCGCCCGCGAGCTGCGCGGCCGCGACATCACCGTCAACACCGTCGCCCCCGGCCCGACCGCGACCGCGCTGTTCCTCGACGGCAAGGACGAGGAGACGGTCGCGCGGATGGCCAAGCAGCCCCCGCTGGAGCGGCTCGGCCGCCCGGAGGACATCGCCGAGGTCGTCGCGTTCCTCGCCGGGCCGGCCCGCTGGGTCAACGGCCAGGTGCTGCGCGCCAACGGCGGAATCGTCTGA
- a CDS encoding DUF664 domain-containing protein — translation MNVADLLVDGFSRVQGNVHAAVEGLTAEQLLARLDDEANSIAWLVWHLTRVQDDHVADVAGTEQVWIGQDWLSRFGLPFPAGDTGYGHRPADVEAVRVDKPDLLTGYYDAVHEQTVRYVTGLDAAALDRVVDEAWDPPVTLGVRLISVLDDDIQHAGQAMFLRGVLERR, via the coding sequence ATGAACGTGGCCGATCTGCTCGTCGACGGGTTCAGCCGGGTCCAGGGCAACGTGCACGCGGCGGTGGAAGGGCTCACCGCCGAGCAGCTCCTGGCCCGGCTGGACGACGAGGCCAACTCGATCGCCTGGCTGGTGTGGCACCTGACCCGGGTCCAGGACGACCACGTCGCGGACGTGGCGGGCACGGAGCAGGTGTGGATCGGCCAGGACTGGCTGTCGCGCTTCGGCCTCCCGTTCCCCGCGGGCGACACCGGCTACGGCCACCGCCCCGCGGACGTCGAGGCGGTCCGCGTCGACAAGCCGGACCTGCTCACCGGCTACTACGACGCCGTGCACGAGCAGACCGTCCGGTACGTGACCGGCCTCGACGCCGCGGCGCTCGACCGGGTCGTCGACGAGGCCTGGGACCCGCCGGTGACGCTCGGCGTGCGCCTGATCAGCGTCCTCGACGACGACATCCAGCACGCCGGCCAGGCGATGTTCCTGCGCGGCGTCCTGGAACGCCGGTGA